TTTTTCACATGGTTGCATATAAGGGAATTATTTAgcctgctctctctctctctcttttctgtttatttctcactctgttaatttttattctgaCTAGCACTTTATTTCTGTATCATCTTGGTGTTTGCAGGATACATATGTGTTATGTAATATACAGAAGCACAGGTTCATCCATGTTTCTGTTGCTGTTCTTTGAGCCTTTCAGTATTGCTTTTGAGACCATGCAAGTAATGTCTCTGGAAAACTTCTTCTCTAGTTTTATACAGAAATTGTAAATATGTTACGTGGATTTTAATCTTAGTGAGACACATAGCACTTGTTGACTAGGTTATATTCTCTGTAGGCTATGCTGGTTCATGGATTTCAGTTGCTTGAGATCTGGCTCCATCATTCGACTGGGAATAGTGCAAATTGCCAAAGATTCAAGTTTTTTGATGCGATAAGAGCAGGTACTTCCTGAACTTTTATTCTGCTATATGAATGCCAGTATCATAGATTGTATCAGGTGATAGGCAACAGTTTTGTTATATATACAGTATATTATAGAGTGTATGTGTTAAGGCAATTTACCTTGGAGATCAGACACAAAGTCAAGATGCTGCTTGAACGAAGTCAATTTCCAAACTGcaaagatatatttttcaacTGAAACATCCAATGGATATGTTAGGAATTTAAAACAGTGAACATAATTAAAGTATTTGTTCTGCTCACTCAAAAAGATTAAGCACTGCTCGACTGCATAAAGTTTGTAGGTGCTATAGCAATGTTTGTGAATGTGAAGGACTAGTACTAGTGGTAGAAATAGAACTTGAGGGAGGAGGGTGGGGATGCATTTTCTCTACACTTGACACTCTACAAGAACTTGTTGTCGTGTTAAAGACTTTTGTCCTTTAGTAACTGAGATCACATGGATGTGTGTGTAATTACTATGTTATATGTGTTTGTGTGTATAAATGGAAAGTTCTAAATAGTGTAATGGATAGTGTATGTGTATGACTAGTCAACAATTACTTTCATCAAAAGTTGTTGAAGGGCCAAAATTGGTCAACTAACTTACAGATCTTAATTGAAAACGACCAGGCACATTTTTTTGTGCTTAGCTCTTCAACTGAAAACTGAAAGTgggcttgtttttttcttagacTGCATGTAGATAAATTCCCTTTGCTGTACATTAGAAAAGTGCTTCTCCCACGGTCTTCACATTGTCTTTAAGGGCagtttcaatataattttaaaaatgctgTTCGGTGGTCCTAGTTTATTTATGTCACTTTGTTTCACTTTACCACACTTCTAGTGGatttaatgtgatgatatttTCCTGATTAAGGAGTGTGGTTGCAGGTTCATTGTTGGAGTGGAAAGGCATTCTTATCCGGGATTTGGGCTTTTTGCTAGACATGGCAGCCTTGTTAATGGCACTTGGTCATTATGTGCATATTTGGTGGCTCCATGGTGTGGCACTTCATCTTGTGGACGCGGTCCTCTTTTTTAATATACGTGTAAATATTTTGTTCTACTATCTTTTTGGAactatttaacataaaatgagtttgtttattttgacaCACTGATTTGATGTCCTTTACATTAATTGATTCTGGTAATTTGAGCAGGCTTTGCTAAGCGCTATCATAAAGCGTATAAAAGGATTTATCAAGCTTAGAATGGCTTTAGATGCCCTTCATGCAGCACTTTCTGATGCAACATCTGAAGAGCTACGAGCATATGATGATGAATGTGCTATCTGTAGGGTATGGTTGGCTCATatcttgctctcttttttttcattggaacTGTAAGTGTCTAATGAATCGGGGTAATGACAGGAACCTATGGCTAAGGCCAAAAGGCTACTTTGCAGTCACCTTTTTCATCTTGCTTGCTTGAGATCTTGGTACAACTTTGTAACTTATTGCTTTTGAGCAATTTTATTTGGCTACTCCTATGCTTAATAAATGTTGAATATTGCTCAATATTACCAGGTTGGATCAGGGTTTAAATGAGATATACTCATGTCCCACTTGTCGGAAGCCGCTTTTTGTAGGCAGGCCTGAAAATGAAGCAAATACTCATACTGGAGAAGTTCTGGCTGATGAGCAGCTTGCTCatcaaataaatgaaggatttgATCGGCAAAACACTCCAGGTCGTGCACTGCTTGATGGGGCATTCCCTACCCAGATTCGGAACTCTACAGAGAGCAGCCCTTGGAGGTGCGGCCCTTACCTTAGATCATCATAGTCTCTCTTGATTGCCTAGAAATGAGTACAGCTTGCTGCTTCTAGATGAAAACAATCATTTTTCCCCTTAAAATGGCCGGGGAATTTCTGAAATTTAGAGCTAGTGACCATTCTGCTATTGAGCAATGGTTAGCATGTTACCTAGCAGTAGTTCCTCTATGAGCACCCATGAATTCTAGCATTACTGGAAATCTTGAATCTTGAATCTAGATTTGCTCGGGATCTGACATTGTGATGACTCTTTAGCTTACTGGCTGTCATATTCTATTAGATCCAATGACCATGTTTAAGTTGACTTTAACCAAATTTTCTGcttaagaaaacagaaaaagtaAATTCCAATACATGCATGTTTCCTTTTACCTAAGAAGTAGATGGAGGCAAGAGAGATGATGATAACCAGGAATGCTCACCCAAATTTTAAATCCTAGTCTGCCATTGGCTGAAATTGCAGTTCCAAACATCTGAGTCTGTCTAATCTTTTCTAAAAGCCATTCAATCTCAAGTAAAAGACAAATGGTCATTGAATAGTTTGCGATTTCAAAGATTGGTGCCAATGTTTCCATCAATTATGTTCATCTCTCTCTTGCACCATAGAAGTGCAGGGTTGGATTCAAGGTGGCTACCTACTTGGTCCGGCCAGGGTGCAGATGGGGCTGGTCCCTCAACGGCTATGAGATCAGTTGGCTTGGGGGGAGTTCAGATGATGATGAGACATCTAGCATCTGTGGGAGAAACTTATGCACAAACTGCTCTCGAGGATGCTGCCTGGAGCCTTTGGCCAATGAGTCCATCTCAGGCTACTCCATCTGCTTCTTCCACCCCTCCTGCTGCTGGTGGAAGACACCCTGGTGGCACTGGTGGTTTACATATGAGGACCGCATCAAACTCCACAAATGATGTCATAGCAAACATACTTGCTATGGCTGAGACAGTGCGGGAGGTTTTGCCCCATGTTCCAGATGAGTTGATACTCCAGGTTCTGTTTGAACTTACTTATATTTACATGTCTCCAGGTTCTTCATTTGTTCCCTAGGTATACGTTTTGTGGTTAGTTACAAAGTAGGTCTGCAAATATGTTGTCATTTGTCATTATCATTTCCTTTATGTGCTTTCTTCGATTCCCTCTTCTTCCACGTTGCATCACTATGTGTTATGATCCTTTGTAACATATCTCCATTCTGTTGCCACCCTTCAATAACATATAACGTGAGATGTATACTTTTAAACCTGTTCACAAAATTGAATGTTGATTTAAAGAATTAGGGTTggagcttttttatttatataaattag
This region of Populus alba chromosome 3, ASM523922v2, whole genome shotgun sequence genomic DNA includes:
- the LOC118028613 gene encoding E3 ubiquitin protein ligase RIN2 isoform X1, giving the protein MGASYLAISAVCTVLSFAVLTEVSLDILRSDGLIVENLTNFENANHALELLFGSYATIALVVNFVFNVFILLNLCLKTIFFGELYPSEIQKLVERLINYAIYKGTLLPLVIPPTISQIGLWSIWLTVLCSLKMFQALARDRLERLNASPSATPWTYFRAYSVLLLVLSVDFFWIHMCYVIYRSTGSSMFLLLFFEPFSIAFETMQAMLVHGFQLLEIWLHHSTGNSANCQRFKFFDAIRAGSLLEWKGILIRDLGFLLDMAALLMALGHYVHIWWLHGVALHLVDAVLFFNIRALLSAIIKRIKGFIKLRMALDALHAALSDATSEELRAYDDECAICREPMAKAKRLLCSHLFHLACLRSWLDQGLNEIYSCPTCRKPLFVGRPENEANTHTGEVLADEQLAHQINEGFDRQNTPGRALLDGAFPTQIRNSTESSPWRSAGLDSRWLPTWSGQGADGAGPSTAMRSVGLGGVQMMMRHLASVGETYAQTALEDAAWSLWPMSPSQATPSASSTPPAAGGRHPGGTGGLHMRTASNSTNDVIANILAMAETVREVLPHVPDELILQDLQRTNSATVTVNNLLHM
- the LOC118028613 gene encoding E3 ubiquitin protein ligase RIN2 isoform X2, whose product is MGASYLAISAVCTVLSFAVLTEVSLDILRSDGLIVENLTNFENANHALELLFGSYATIALVVNFVFNVFILLNLCLKTIFFGELYPSEIQKLVERLINYAIYKGTLLPLVIPPTISQIGLWSIWLTVLCSLKMFQALARDRLERLNASPSATPWTYFRAYSVLLLVLSVDFFWIHMCYVIYRSTGSSMFLLLFFEPFSIAFETMQAMLVHGFQLLEIWLHHSTGNSANCQRFKFFDAIRAGSLLEWKGILIRDLGFLLDMAALLMALGHYVHIWWLHGVALHLVDAVLFFNIRALLSAIIKRIKGFIKLRMALDALHAALSDATSEELRAYDDECAICREPMAKAKRLLCSHLFHLACLRSWLDQGLNEIYSCPTCRKPLFVGRPENEANTHTGEVLADEQLAHQINEGFDRQNTPGRALLDGAFPTQIRNSTESSPWSAGLDSRWLPTWSGQGADGAGPSTAMRSVGLGGVQMMMRHLASVGETYAQTALEDAAWSLWPMSPSQATPSASSTPPAAGGRHPGGTGGLHMRTASNSTNDVIANILAMAETVREVLPHVPDELILQDLQRTNSATVTVNNLLHM